A stretch of the Kroppenstedtia eburnea genome encodes the following:
- a CDS encoding post-transcriptional regulator, producing the protein MARQNLKPVSRRRRQSVELLSEAELMKCIEDLCNSKAEEFRYFGYEDVTGEQVWACVSESYRRGWPRLNRLVNDILSLKATRFMNWLMVSVYKNPGDEK; encoded by the coding sequence GTGGCAAGACAGAACCTGAAGCCGGTCAGCCGGCGGCGAAGGCAATCGGTGGAATTGCTGAGTGAAGCGGAATTGATGAAGTGCATCGAAGATTTGTGCAACAGCAAAGCGGAGGAATTCCGTTATTTCGGCTACGAAGATGTGACCGGTGAGCAGGTCTGGGCCTGTGTCTCTGAAAGTTACCGCAGGGGCTGGCCCCGGCTGAACCGTTTGGTCAACGATATCCTGTCGTTGAAGGCGACGCGATTCATGAACTGGCTGATGGTCAGCGTCTACAAAAACCCGGGCGACGAAAAATAA